GATATAAAAAGTGATGCAGAGGCGCTACGTCCACTAGCCCTACAAATGTCGAAAAGACTGCGACATCGTGGCCCAGACTGGTCCGGCATTTACACAGCAGATCACGCTATTCTCGCCCACGAGCGCCTTGCTATTGTCGGCTTGAACAGCGGAGCACAGCCTCTTTATAGCCCAGATAGAAAACTTGTCCTTGCCGTTAACGGTGAAATTTATAACCACAAAGAGATTCGTGCTCGCTATGAAGGTATTTACGACTTTCAAACAGAGTCCGACTGTGAAGTCATCCTCGCACTTTATCAAGATAAAGGTGCCGACCTCATGGAAGAATTGAACGGCATCTTCGCCTTCGCACTTTACGACGAAGAGAAGGATGAATTTTTAGTAGGACGCGACCACATCGGTATTATTCCACTTTATCAAGGTCACGATGAATTGGGTAACTACTATGTCGCATCAGAAATGAAAGCACTGACCCCAGTCTGCAAAACTATCAGTGAGTTTCCTCCTGGTCATTTCTATCGTTCAGGCGATAGTGCGCCACAACGTTATTATGAACGTGATTGGTTTGAATACAGCGCTGTACAAGATAACCCATCTGATAAAGCAGAACTTAAAGAGGCCTTAGAAGCGGCAGTAAAACGCCAGCTCATGACCGATGTGCCTTACGGTGTACTGCTCTCTGGAGGGCTGGATTCTTCGATTACTTCCGCCGTTGCGAAACGTTTTGCCGCGATGCGTATTGAAGACGACGAACAATCAACCGCATGGTGGCCACAGCTGCACTCTTTTGCCGTCGGCTTGGAAGGGGCACCCGATTTAAAAGCGGCACGAGAAGTCGCGGATCAGATTGGTACTGTGCATCATGAAATGACGTATACAATTCAGGAAGGCCTCGATGCGATCCGTGATGTGATTTATCACATTGAAACCTATGATGTCACTACCATTCGCGCGTCAACGCCTATGTTCCTAATGGGGCGTAAAATCAAAGCGATGGGGATTAAAATGGTGCTTTCAGGCGAAGGTGCTGATGAACTGTTTGGCGGTTATCTATATTTTCACAAAGCGCCCAATGCTCAAGAATTCCATGAAGAAACCGTTCGTAAGCTTTTGGCACTGAACTTATTTGATTGTGCTCGAGCCAACAAATCCCTAGCGGCTTGGGGCGTTGAAGGTCGTGTACCTTTCTTGGATAAAGAGTTTATCGATGTCGCGATGAGATTGAACCCAAAAGATAAAATGTGTGGTAATGGCAAAATAGAAAAACATATTTTACGCGAATGCTTTGAAGACTATCTACCATCATCTATCGCTTGGCGCCAGAAAGAACAATTCTCTGATGGTGTTGGTTATGGCTGGATTGATACTCTAAAGTCACAGGCAGAAGAAAAAGTCTCGGATCAAAAAATGGAAGCCGCTGCTTTCCGTTTCCCATACAACACACCGACGACAAAAGAAGCCTACCTGTACCGCGAGATTTTTGAAGAGTTATTCCCTCTAGAATCTGCTGCTCGCTGTGTGCCGGGGGGGCCATCAGTAGCATGTTCAAGTGCTAAAGCAGTCGAATGGGATGAATCCTTCAAAAACTGTATTGATCCATCAGGTCGTGCAGTACAAAACGTACATAACGAAGCTTATTAAGTGGTTGTTTACGTTTAAAACCAAAAAAGGGGCATATCCATGCCCCTTTTTATTACTATTCATAGGATCGATTTAGCACTTCTCGGTTAACGGTAAATTTTTATTATCGATACTCAATTCAACGTTTTGATTAATCATTTTTACGAGCATAATCGAACGCATCTCACCATCTGGCTCTTGATATACCGCTTCAATTCCCGCAAATTGCCCACCGGTGATTTCCATGGGATCGCCTTTTTTAGGCCCCTGTTTTCTCACTACCAACAATTCTTGCTCTTCTAGCGATTTTAAATCTGAGATCAACTGTTCATTAATACATTTCGGTTGTGCGCCAAACCGAACAAAATCAACCACACCTCGTGTAGATCGAATAGTAGTAAAACTGGGCCCCTGCGCTACGTCAAAACAAATAAAAACATAAGAAGGAAAAAGCGGCTCTTTTACAGACTGACGCTTATTTCTCACCACTTTCTCTACGACTACCTCAGGGTAGTAACATTCGACCCCTTGGTTTTCTAGATGTAACTTAGCCCGCGGCTGTTCGCCTCTTTTACAATATAAAAGATACCAAGATTTCATAAGCCCAACCTATATCTGACGATTATAATTTTTTCTAAATCCTAACACATTTCATCAATAATTTGATATGGCAACCATGTCGTTGCAGTATGCTCAATCATGCCGCTGCCAAAGCACCTAAATAGATCTGCATCACATAAATAAAAGCAACAATGTTATTTGTGCAAA
This DNA window, taken from Vibrio palustris, encodes the following:
- the asnB gene encoding asparagine synthase B; protein product: MCSIFGILDIKSDAEALRPLALQMSKRLRHRGPDWSGIYTADHAILAHERLAIVGLNSGAQPLYSPDRKLVLAVNGEIYNHKEIRARYEGIYDFQTESDCEVILALYQDKGADLMEELNGIFAFALYDEEKDEFLVGRDHIGIIPLYQGHDELGNYYVASEMKALTPVCKTISEFPPGHFYRSGDSAPQRYYERDWFEYSAVQDNPSDKAELKEALEAAVKRQLMTDVPYGVLLSGGLDSSITSAVAKRFAAMRIEDDEQSTAWWPQLHSFAVGLEGAPDLKAAREVADQIGTVHHEMTYTIQEGLDAIRDVIYHIETYDVTTIRASTPMFLMGRKIKAMGIKMVLSGEGADELFGGYLYFHKAPNAQEFHEETVRKLLALNLFDCARANKSLAAWGVEGRVPFLDKEFIDVAMRLNPKDKMCGNGKIEKHILRECFEDYLPSSIAWRQKEQFSDGVGYGWIDTLKSQAEEKVSDQKMEAAAFRFPYNTPTTKEAYLYREIFEELFPLESAARCVPGGPSVACSSAKAVEWDESFKNCIDPSGRAVQNVHNEAY
- the rfaH gene encoding transcription/translation regulatory transformer protein RfaH, which produces MKSWYLLYCKRGEQPRAKLHLENQGVECYYPEVVVEKVVRNKRQSVKEPLFPSYVFICFDVAQGPSFTTIRSTRGVVDFVRFGAQPKCINEQLISDLKSLEEQELLVVRKQGPKKGDPMEITGGQFAGIEAVYQEPDGEMRSIMLVKMINQNVELSIDNKNLPLTEKC